One Chitinophagales bacterium genomic window carries:
- a CDS encoding DNA-binding response regulator, whose amino-acid sequence MIKVVLCDDHQIVRQGLRQLLLNDKDITVTAEFSSGEDLLHALKTLEADVILLDISLPGRSGIDTLHQIKLSLPQLHVLVLSMYPQEQFAIRTIKAGADGYLHKDSSPQELSLAIKQIAAGGKYVSPNLMPLLFAEIGASHQNHPPHLLLSDREMDVLLKLGQGKRVGEIAQELSLSIKTVSTYKKRILTKLKVNTYNELVTYLHAHALLEA is encoded by the coding sequence ATGATAAAGGTTGTTCTCTGTGATGATCACCAGATTGTCAGGCAAGGCTTGCGTCAGCTCCTGCTAAACGACAAGGACATCACCGTAACAGCGGAATTCTCTTCCGGAGAAGACCTCCTTCACGCCCTGAAGACCTTAGAGGCTGATGTCATCCTTCTGGACATTTCCTTGCCCGGACGCAGCGGCATTGACACGCTCCACCAGATCAAGCTTTCCTTACCGCAGCTACACGTACTCGTTCTAAGCATGTACCCCCAGGAGCAGTTTGCCATCCGCACTATAAAGGCAGGAGCTGACGGCTACCTGCATAAAGACAGTTCGCCACAGGAGCTAAGCCTGGCCATTAAACAGATTGCTGCTGGCGGAAAATACGTTAGTCCTAATCTAATGCCTTTGCTATTTGCCGAAATTGGAGCTTCCCACCAAAACCATCCCCCTCACCTGCTGCTGTCCGACCGGGAGATGGATGTTCTCCTGAAACTTGGTCAGGGCAAACGGGTGGGAGAAATAGCACAGGAGCTCTCCCTGAGCATCAAAACTGTCAGCACCTATAAAAAAAGAATTCTTACCAAACTTAAAGTAAATACCTACAATGAACTGGTGACCTATCTGCATGCTCATGCCTTGCTTGAAGCATGA
- a CDS encoding DNA-binding response regulator, with the protein MNRPISIIICDDHPAVRFGLKSILQMENTLQIVGEAENGDHLLHILSKTPADLVILDVNMPGIDGIEATKRIKADFPDVKILAFSIYDDHYKVLNMLKAGADGYLLKAADHNEIIEAVHKLMNGSKYVSKDLADKVIFSAIAGTEKEGSSQNKVLSKREEEILSLLSNDYSYEEIARKLKISRRTVDTHRYNISKKLGIRSIAGLIRYAISHGLV; encoded by the coding sequence ATGAACCGTCCGATTTCTATTATCATTTGTGATGATCATCCTGCAGTACGATTTGGTCTTAAGTCCATATTGCAGATGGAAAACACATTGCAGATTGTGGGAGAAGCCGAAAATGGCGACCATCTGCTGCACATCCTCAGTAAAACCCCTGCTGACTTGGTTATTTTAGACGTAAACATGCCCGGCATAGACGGAATTGAGGCAACCAAACGCATTAAAGCTGACTTCCCGGATGTGAAAATTCTTGCCTTCAGTATTTACGATGACCATTACAAAGTGCTCAACATGCTGAAAGCAGGTGCTGACGGCTACCTGCTGAAGGCAGCAGATCACAATGAAATTATTGAAGCCGTGCATAAATTGATGAACGGGAGCAAGTATGTGTCCAAAGATCTTGCTGATAAAGTGATCTTCAGCGCCATTGCCGGCACGGAAAAAGAAGGTTCATCGCAAAACAAAGTGCTCTCCAAACGGGAAGAGGAAATACTCAGTCTGCTGAGTAATGACTATTCCTATGAAGAAATTGCCCGGAAGCTGAAAATCAGCCGCAGAACTGTGGATACCCACCGCTACAACATATCCAAAAAACTGGGCATCCGGAGCATTGCCGGCCTTATACGTTATGCCATCAGCCACGGCCTGGTCTGA
- the guaB gene encoding inosine-5'-monophosphate dehydrogenase produces MRLSKGKYAGEALTFDDLLLLPAYSEVLPRDVDTSTWLTRGIRINVPIVSAAMDTVTEFQLAIAIAQEGGIGIIHKNMTIDQQAEQVRRVKRSESGLIIDPITLTEDASIGEALNIMREHSIGGIPIVNKNGKLVGILTNRDLRFETNYARPISQVMTKENLITAPEGTDLKKAEKILKQYRIEKLPVVDKDGRLVGLITYKDILKVQSFPNACKDSLGRLMTGAAVGVTRDMLDRVGALVSVGVDVITLDTAHGHSLGVIQALKQIKKKFKDLQVIAGNVATREGAQALADAGADAVKVGIGPGSICTTRVVTGVGVPQITAIAEAASVLGPRKIPLIADGGIRYTGDIVKAIAVGADSIMAGSLFAGVEESPGETIIFEGRKFKSYRGMGSLEAMQEGSKDRYFQDVEDDIKKLVPEGIVGRVPYKGTLAEVMYQYIGGLRAGMGYCGAKDIPSLKKARLTKVSPAGIAESHPHDVAIIKEAPNYSRKY; encoded by the coding sequence ATGCGGCTGTCTAAGGGGAAATATGCCGGAGAAGCTCTCACCTTTGATGACCTGCTTCTTTTGCCGGCCTACTCGGAAGTACTACCACGCGATGTGGATACTTCCACGTGGCTTACCCGTGGCATCCGGATTAACGTGCCTATTGTTTCAGCCGCAATGGACACGGTAACCGAATTCCAGCTTGCTATAGCCATAGCTCAGGAAGGCGGCATCGGCATCATCCATAAAAATATGACCATTGACCAGCAAGCCGAGCAGGTCAGACGCGTAAAACGTTCCGAAAGCGGCTTAATCATTGACCCTATTACCCTTACCGAAGATGCCTCCATCGGAGAAGCTCTAAACATCATGCGTGAACACAGCATAGGAGGCATACCTATCGTAAACAAAAACGGCAAGTTGGTAGGTATCCTTACCAATCGCGATCTGCGCTTTGAAACCAATTATGCCAGGCCCATCTCTCAGGTGATGACAAAAGAAAACCTCATCACCGCCCCAGAAGGCACCGATCTGAAGAAAGCGGAAAAAATACTGAAGCAATATCGCATTGAGAAACTCCCTGTCGTAGATAAGGATGGCAGGCTTGTTGGCCTCATCACGTATAAAGATATTCTCAAGGTACAAAGCTTCCCCAATGCCTGCAAAGACAGCCTGGGCCGGCTGATGACCGGAGCTGCCGTAGGCGTAACCCGTGACATGCTGGACAGAGTAGGCGCCCTTGTCAGTGTCGGGGTAGATGTGATAACGCTGGACACCGCCCACGGTCATTCCCTGGGCGTCATTCAGGCCCTCAAACAAATAAAAAAGAAATTCAAAGACCTGCAGGTAATAGCCGGCAACGTGGCTACCCGAGAAGGTGCTCAGGCCCTTGCCGATGCTGGAGCCGATGCTGTGAAAGTGGGCATCGGACCCGGTTCCATATGCACCACCCGAGTAGTGACAGGGGTGGGAGTACCGCAAATAACTGCCATTGCGGAAGCTGCCTCCGTACTTGGACCGCGTAAAATCCCGCTCATTGCTGATGGAGGCATCCGTTACACGGGTGATATCGTGAAAGCCATTGCAGTAGGGGCTGACTCCATCATGGCAGGCTCGCTCTTTGCCGGTGTGGAAGAATCTCCCGGTGAAACCATCATCTTTGAAGGACGCAAATTCAAATCCTATCGCGGCATGGGTTCACTGGAAGCTATGCAGGAAGGATCAAAAGACCGGTATTTCCAGGATGTAGAAGATGATATCAAAAAGCTGGTGCCTGAAGGCATTGTAGGACGCGTGCCCTATAAAGGTACACTGGCCGAAGTGATGTATCAGTATATAGGAGGCCTTCGTGCAGGCATGGGCTACTGCGGTGCAAAAGATATTCCTTCACTGAAAAAAGCACGCCTCACCAAAGTTTCTCCTGCTGGTATTGCTGAAAGCCATCCGCATGACGTGGCCATCATTAAAGAAGCACCTAACTACAGCCGCAAATATTGA
- the pheS gene encoding phenylalanine--tRNA ligase alpha subunit, translated as MEYASHPAFAEAQKLLDNIHQTQLNDAEKLEQFRIAVLGSKGQLKNLFARLREIPPAERKVFGQLLNTVKQEAEKKYQQAKATLEAARSSSQQHIPDLSMPGDPIETGARHPVSIVRKNIIQIFSRIGFTLADGPEIEDDWHNFSALNFPPDHPARDMQDTFFLSENQNWLLRTHTSTVQVRVMENQKPPIRVICPGRVYRNETISARAHCYFHQVEGLYVDKNVSFADLKQTLLYFSREFFGKDTRIRLRPSYFPFTEPSAELDVSCFICGGQGCAVCKNSGWVEILGCGMVDPQVLENCGINSDVYTGFAFGMGIERIAMLKYQIKDIRIFSDNDIRFLKQFAGAW; from the coding sequence ATGGAATACGCTTCACATCCGGCTTTCGCGGAGGCCCAAAAACTTCTGGATAACATTCATCAAACTCAGCTGAATGATGCCGAAAAGCTGGAACAATTCCGCATAGCTGTGCTGGGAAGTAAAGGGCAATTAAAAAACCTTTTCGCCCGCCTGCGGGAAATACCACCCGCAGAACGGAAGGTCTTCGGACAACTGCTGAACACCGTCAAACAAGAAGCCGAGAAGAAATATCAGCAGGCAAAAGCCACATTGGAAGCTGCCCGCTCTTCCAGTCAGCAGCACATTCCCGACCTGTCCATGCCGGGTGACCCGATTGAAACAGGCGCACGCCACCCGGTTTCAATAGTAAGAAAAAACATTATCCAGATTTTTTCCCGCATAGGATTTACCCTTGCCGATGGACCGGAAATAGAAGATGACTGGCACAACTTTTCGGCACTCAATTTTCCGCCGGACCATCCTGCCCGCGATATGCAGGACACCTTTTTTCTTTCCGAAAACCAGAACTGGCTGCTGCGTACCCATACCTCCACCGTACAGGTGCGGGTAATGGAAAACCAGAAGCCTCCCATCCGAGTGATATGCCCGGGAAGGGTTTACCGCAATGAAACCATTTCCGCACGAGCACATTGTTACTTCCACCAGGTAGAAGGTCTATATGTAGATAAAAACGTCTCCTTTGCTGACCTGAAACAAACTCTGCTGTATTTTTCCCGCGAATTTTTCGGCAAGGATACCCGTATCCGGCTGCGTCCGTCTTACTTCCCATTCACAGAGCCTTCAGCTGAACTGGATGTAAGTTGCTTCATCTGCGGAGGGCAAGGCTGTGCGGTGTGCAAAAATTCGGGCTGGGTAGAAATTCTGGGCTGTGGCATGGTGGACCCTCAGGTGCTGGAAAATTGTGGCATTAATAGTGACGTTTACACCGGATTTGCTTTTGGGATGGGTATTGAGCGTATTGCCATGCTCAAATACCAGATAAAAGACATCCGTATCTTTTCTGATAACGATATCCGCTTCCTTAAACAGTTTGCCGGAGCATGGTAA
- the yigI gene encoding hypothetical protein, with product MIIDKSLFKEVIENMIPLHQLLGIQLLDIKPGYAKILIPFRPELIGDPRSQVLHGGIISTAIDSVGGAAAMTTLVSHEDKLSTIDIRIDYLRPGQARAFIAEGELTRSGNRIIVTRMVAYHDPGEPIAEGKGVYNVKRKTDR from the coding sequence ATGATAATCGATAAAAGTCTGTTTAAAGAGGTCATTGAAAATATGATTCCTCTGCATCAGCTGCTGGGCATTCAGTTGCTGGACATAAAACCCGGCTATGCCAAAATACTGATCCCCTTCAGGCCTGAGCTGATAGGTGATCCCCGCTCACAGGTCTTACACGGGGGAATCATTTCTACTGCCATTGATTCAGTAGGAGGCGCTGCAGCTATGACAACACTGGTTTCCCATGAAGATAAGCTGTCAACTATAGATATTCGCATTGATTACCTGCGTCCGGGGCAAGCCCGTGCATTTATTGCCGAAGGAGAACTCACTCGCAGCGGTAACCGGATCATCGTTACTCGTATGGTTGCCTATCACGACCCCGGTGAGCCCATCGCTGAAGGAAAAGGTGTATATAACGTAAAGCGCAAAACTGACCGTTAA
- a CDS encoding oligoendopeptidase F — MKFSTIPYNRPDYSYLENQFNDLLNRFDRATHPEEQHTILSEINRLRSEFSTARSIASIRYTINTQDAFYKEEQKYFDKTTPLFEGLIHRLYRSIIQSKFRSKLEQQWGKQLFDIAATTLKTFSPEIVSDLQRENELKSSYTRLIASAKIWFEGEERNLTGLAPFEMSPDRSIRKKAAEAKFGFLSDHQQELDTLYDELVHTRTAMARKLGFENFIGLGYARLLRTQYGPEEVHHYRNQILKHAVPIASRLIERQARLLGMDKMKYYDEPLRFKSGNPRPKGSPDWIIEQGRIMYHELSPETDAFFTFMYDNELMDLINKKGKAGGGYCTFLQKYKAPFIFSNFNGTAHDVDVLTHEAGHAFQAYLSRNYEVSEYIWPTYEACEIHSMSMEFFTWPWMELFFNGEAEKYRFAHLSGAIRFLPYGAAVDEFQHVVYATPELSPAERRKAWRQIEKNYLPHRDYDGFAYLEGGGFWQKQSHIYHTPFYYIDYTLAQVCALQFWIKAHRNQETAWSDYLRLCRAGGSLPFLSLVELADLNSPFSETTLPVVLQEVTQWLDRVDDSRL; from the coding sequence ATGAAATTTAGTACAATCCCCTACAACAGGCCAGATTACTCCTACCTGGAGAATCAATTTAATGACCTCCTGAACAGGTTTGACCGGGCAACACACCCTGAGGAACAGCATACAATTTTATCGGAGATCAACCGGCTGCGTAGCGAATTCAGTACCGCACGCAGCATTGCTTCCATAAGATATACCATCAACACGCAGGACGCCTTTTACAAGGAGGAACAAAAATACTTTGATAAAACCACTCCCCTCTTTGAGGGGCTCATCCATAGACTATATCGGTCCATAATCCAATCAAAATTTCGCAGCAAGCTGGAACAGCAATGGGGAAAACAGCTTTTTGACATTGCCGCAACCACACTCAAAACCTTTAGTCCTGAGATAGTCAGCGACCTGCAGCGCGAAAATGAACTAAAAAGCAGTTATACCCGGCTCATCGCTTCGGCCAAAATCTGGTTTGAAGGGGAAGAAAGGAATCTGACCGGCCTGGCTCCCTTTGAAATGTCACCTGACCGCAGCATCCGGAAAAAAGCGGCCGAGGCTAAATTCGGCTTTCTGAGTGACCATCAGCAAGAGCTGGATACCCTATACGATGAACTGGTGCATACCCGTACCGCAATGGCCCGTAAGCTGGGTTTTGAAAATTTCATCGGGCTGGGATATGCCCGCCTGCTGCGCACTCAATACGGACCGGAGGAAGTGCACCATTACCGCAATCAGATTTTAAAACACGCGGTGCCTATTGCAAGCAGGCTGATTGAACGACAAGCAAGACTTCTTGGCATGGATAAGATGAAGTATTATGATGAACCTCTGCGTTTCAAAAGCGGCAACCCCCGTCCGAAAGGCAGCCCGGACTGGATTATTGAACAGGGCAGGATAATGTATCATGAACTTTCCCCTGAAACGGATGCTTTCTTCACCTTCATGTATGATAATGAATTGATGGACCTCATCAATAAAAAGGGGAAAGCAGGGGGAGGCTATTGTACCTTTTTGCAGAAGTACAAAGCTCCGTTTATTTTCTCCAACTTCAACGGCACAGCCCACGATGTAGATGTGCTGACGCACGAAGCCGGTCATGCCTTCCAGGCTTACCTGAGCCGCAATTACGAAGTGTCGGAATATATATGGCCTACCTATGAAGCCTGCGAAATTCATTCTATGAGTATGGAATTCTTTACATGGCCGTGGATGGAGCTGTTCTTTAACGGGGAAGCTGAAAAATACAGGTTTGCCCATCTGAGCGGAGCCATCCGTTTTCTTCCTTACGGGGCTGCCGTAGACGAATTTCAGCATGTAGTTTATGCCACTCCGGAATTAAGTCCTGCCGAACGCAGAAAAGCCTGGCGTCAAATAGAAAAAAATTACCTTCCGCACCGCGACTATGATGGCTTTGCCTACCTTGAAGGAGGAGGATTCTGGCAAAAACAAAGCCATATCTACCACACACCCTTTTATTACATTGACTACACACTGGCTCAGGTTTGTGCGCTTCAGTTCTGGATCAAAGCTCACCGTAATCAGGAAACCGCCTGGAGTGATTATCTCCGCCTTTGCAGGGCAGGAGGCAGTTTACCCTTCCTGAGTCTGGTAGAGCTGGCTGACCTGAACTCACCGTTCAGTGAAACCACACTTCCTGTTGTGCTGCAGGAAGTAACACAATGGCTGGATCGTGTGGATGACTCTCGTTTATGA
- a CDS encoding UPF0721 transmembrane protein: MLDVTDIAFLKTTAILTATGLVSGFINTVAGGGSLLTLPVLIFLGFASDVANGTNRVAIFFSSLSATYAFRQQGIRGLRYGSILGLCAMVGAIPGAWIALKMDDRMFEHVLAAIMFTVAVFIALEPLFRKTYETELQGTGRMVVACLVFFIIGIYGGFLQAGVGFLIIVALSVINKMNLVKSNNIKVIVTFFLTIVALSIFALSGKIDWKAGLILAVSQSAGGWAGSHWTVKKGEKWVRRVLLLMIIIMALKLLGVPFLNPHQHEMRYQKSHFAPCVFSQCSLCA, from the coding sequence TTGTTGGATGTAACGGATATCGCTTTTCTTAAAACCACGGCCATTCTAACTGCTACCGGGTTGGTTTCCGGCTTTATTAACACGGTTGCCGGAGGAGGCTCCCTGCTCACGCTGCCGGTGCTGATTTTTCTGGGTTTTGCATCTGATGTAGCCAATGGCACTAACCGGGTGGCGATTTTCTTCTCCAGCCTGTCAGCTACTTATGCTTTTCGGCAACAGGGTATCCGAGGATTGCGCTATGGCTCTATTCTTGGTCTATGTGCCATGGTCGGAGCTATCCCCGGTGCTTGGATTGCCCTGAAGATGGATGACCGCATGTTTGAACATGTGCTGGCCGCTATTATGTTTACTGTGGCTGTGTTTATAGCCCTGGAACCTTTATTTAGGAAAACATATGAAACGGAGCTACAGGGCACCGGACGTATGGTAGTCGCTTGTCTGGTGTTTTTTATCATAGGAATCTACGGAGGATTTTTGCAGGCCGGGGTAGGTTTTCTGATTATTGTAGCTCTGAGTGTAATTAATAAAATGAACCTGGTAAAAAGCAATAATATTAAAGTGATTGTTACTTTTTTCCTCACCATTGTAGCCTTATCCATTTTTGCTTTGAGTGGTAAAATTGACTGGAAGGCTGGTTTGATTCTTGCCGTATCCCAGAGTGCGGGCGGCTGGGCCGGCAGTCACTGGACGGTAAAAAAAGGTGAAAAATGGGTGAGGCGAGTGCTGCTTTTGATGATAATCATTATGGCATTGAAGCTGCTGGGAGTGCCTTTTTTAAATCCCCATCAGCATGAAATGCGCTATCAGAAATCACACTTTGCTCCGTGTGTTTTCAGCCAATGTTCGCTTTGTGCATAG
- a CDS encoding oxidoreductase, producing the protein MSKNDKVKQPGCLHLKCKLLTVLNPNPKSALLIGATGLIGSHCLRFLLESTCYEKVIVLTRRATQVNHPKLQEHIIDFDRLASFRHLIKADDGFCCLGTTLKKAGSKENFRKVDFIYPLETARILAENGAGQYLIVTAMGAHPSSLFFYNRVKGAAEEAIKQLPFSGIHIFRPSLLQGHRNELRLAEQTANIVFKVLNPIFIGPLKRYRAIEGRVVARAMEAVACHRQPGIHVYESDQIQDIYDKIPKTL; encoded by the coding sequence TTGAGTAAAAATGACAAAGTTAAACAACCCGGCTGCCTTCATCTGAAATGCAAACTATTAACCGTGCTGAACCCAAATCCGAAAAGTGCTTTACTGATTGGCGCCACAGGCCTAATAGGGAGCCATTGCCTTCGTTTTCTCCTGGAGAGTACATGCTATGAGAAAGTCATTGTTCTGACAAGGAGAGCTACTCAAGTAAACCATCCTAAACTGCAGGAGCATATTATAGATTTTGATCGTCTGGCAAGCTTCAGGCATCTCATAAAAGCGGATGATGGTTTTTGTTGCCTGGGCACTACTCTGAAAAAAGCAGGCTCAAAAGAAAATTTCAGAAAGGTGGATTTTATCTATCCGCTGGAAACAGCAAGGATTCTTGCTGAAAATGGAGCCGGGCAATATCTGATAGTTACGGCCATGGGCGCACATCCTTCTTCCCTGTTTTTCTATAACCGCGTAAAAGGTGCTGCCGAAGAAGCTATAAAGCAACTGCCTTTTTCAGGCATCCATATTTTCAGGCCCTCATTGCTCCAGGGGCACAGAAATGAATTGCGCCTGGCCGAACAAACTGCCAACATTGTATTCAAGGTGCTCAACCCTATATTCATTGGTCCTTTAAAAAGGTATCGTGCCATTGAAGGCCGAGTGGTGGCGCGCGCAATGGAGGCAGTTGCTTGCCATCGCCAGCCTGGAATACATGTGTATGAATCGGATCAGATTCAAGACATTTATGATAAAATACCAAAGACGCTGTAA
- the coaX gene encoding type III pantothenate kinase: protein MNLAIDIGNSRTKLGVFQDGKLVKAEILDSSAKIQWPVLFKKYGIKNTILSTVAAQDDGLKTFLGKNSFCIVLDSRTPLPIKNLYKTPLTLGKDRIAAAAGAFALFPGENILVVDVGTAITYEFINAQGEYHGGGISPGMLLRFRALNTFTTNLPLIDPEPVDYITGKSTKESILSGVINGIRMEIDGFIEAYQAQLNVAHVLLTGGDAAFFEATLKNKIFAVPNLVLIGLNKILEHNVSLR, encoded by the coding sequence ATGAACCTGGCGATAGATATTGGTAATAGCCGCACCAAATTGGGTGTTTTCCAGGATGGCAAGCTGGTGAAAGCCGAGATCCTGGATAGCTCTGCGAAAATCCAGTGGCCTGTCCTTTTTAAAAAATACGGAATAAAAAACACGATTCTGTCCACCGTGGCTGCTCAGGATGACGGTCTAAAGACATTTCTGGGAAAAAACTCGTTTTGTATTGTTTTGGATTCCCGCACTCCTCTGCCAATAAAAAATTTGTATAAAACACCTCTTACCCTGGGAAAAGACCGCATAGCCGCAGCGGCAGGGGCCTTCGCCTTATTTCCGGGAGAAAACATTCTCGTAGTAGACGTGGGCACTGCAATCACTTACGAATTCATTAACGCCCAGGGCGAATATCATGGAGGAGGCATTTCCCCAGGAATGCTGCTGCGCTTCCGCGCACTTAATACCTTTACCACTAACCTGCCCCTCATTGATCCGGAGCCTGTAGACTACATCACCGGCAAAAGCACCAAAGAATCTATTCTCAGTGGTGTAATCAACGGTATTCGCATGGAAATTGACGGTTTTATTGAGGCCTATCAGGCCCAATTGAACGTGGCGCACGTGCTACTTACAGGAGGGGATGCCGCCTTTTTTGAAGCTACTCTGAAAAATAAGATATTTGCAGTCCCTAATTTGGTTTTAATCGGTCTCAACAAAATACTGGAACATAATGTCTCTCTCCGCTGA
- a CDS encoding membrane protein, which produces MSLSAERWLSYLMIFFYMPVLSQETAPYSRYGLGEITPPYFTAQKGMGGLVAAYREPLQINFLNPASYSAIRLTTLEAGANFIHKNMHDASSDRRYSTGNGFLDYIALGFPVSERSGISVGLIPYSKMNYAFRETQNVTGVGDIQKSYSGNGRLYQFYAGGAFRFPKADTTTNSFSIGLNAAYVFGTISRIDTFIFPDAATYNNKVSTLVHMNNLALGTGIQYTRQLKKQLQLTSGVYALFPAYSNSRQEDLWERVLTFRTIDTIASASSRNKAVKTPVEVGAGLTVGKAGKWLAGADFYYKVWTAIPSFSPKAELKNSWEIHAGGEFIPNSQSFNFFRRTAYRMGIYYNSGHLQLYKENIAEYGITFGIGMPIKTAFARIHITMDIGQRGTLKNNLIKETYYRAHVGFTLNDKWFIKRKYD; this is translated from the coding sequence ATGTCTCTCTCCGCTGAGCGGTGGTTATCTTACCTGATGATCTTCTTTTATATGCCGGTTCTATCACAGGAAACAGCCCCCTATTCCCGTTATGGATTGGGAGAAATCACACCCCCTTATTTTACTGCCCAAAAGGGAATGGGCGGACTGGTAGCTGCTTATCGTGAGCCCCTGCAAATCAATTTCCTGAATCCGGCTTCTTACTCCGCCATCCGCCTGACCACCCTTGAAGCAGGAGCAAATTTTATTCATAAAAACATGCACGATGCCAGCAGCGACCGCAGATATTCAACAGGCAACGGCTTTCTTGACTATATCGCTCTGGGTTTCCCCGTCAGCGAAAGAAGCGGCATTAGCGTGGGGCTTATACCCTACAGCAAAATGAATTATGCCTTTCGCGAAACCCAGAATGTAACCGGTGTTGGTGACATACAGAAAAGCTATTCCGGCAACGGCAGGTTATATCAGTTTTATGCCGGAGGAGCTTTTCGTTTCCCCAAGGCAGACACTACAACCAATAGCTTTTCCATTGGTCTGAATGCAGCGTATGTGTTTGGCACCATCAGCCGTATTGACACATTCATCTTTCCGGATGCCGCTACCTACAACAACAAGGTATCCACTCTGGTGCACATGAATAACCTGGCTTTGGGCACGGGCATACAATACACCCGGCAACTGAAGAAGCAGCTTCAGCTTACATCCGGTGTGTATGCTCTTTTTCCTGCATACAGTAATTCCAGACAGGAAGATCTCTGGGAAAGAGTATTGACTTTTCGGACTATTGATACGATTGCCTCCGCTTCCTCCCGCAACAAAGCAGTAAAGACTCCGGTGGAAGTCGGAGCAGGCCTTACGGTGGGAAAAGCGGGAAAATGGCTTGCCGGGGCAGACTTCTACTACAAAGTATGGACAGCCATTCCCAGCTTCTCTCCGAAAGCAGAATTAAAAAACTCATGGGAAATTCACGCGGGGGGTGAGTTTATCCCGAATAGTCAGTCTTTTAATTTCTTCAGACGCACAGCTTACCGGATGGGTATTTACTATAATAGCGGGCATTTACAGCTCTATAAAGAAAATATAGCCGAGTATGGCATAACTTTTGGCATAGGTATGCCAATAAAAACCGCATTTGCACGGATACACATCACCATGGACATCGGACAACGCGGTACATTAAAAAACAACCTGATCAAAGAAACCTATTACCGTGCCCACGTGGGCTTTACATTAAACGATAAATGGTTTATCAAACGCAAATATGACTGA